The segment ATTTTAATtgatttaattactaaataaaaattAGACAAATCCAATTAAATCCAACTAAAAGGAGGTGGCATAGGCCATCAGAACCCTAGCCGTTGCTGGAGTTAGGGAAGAAGAGAACATGTGCGAACACGTGGACAAGGGAGAAGAGAGTATTTGCACAAATCAAACGGCCAGGACGAGCACGAGCACGAATCAATTGTGGGGTGTGGGTGTGCGCGCCGCAGCTCCGGAGCGTGCGCGCTCGGGAAAAAGTATTATCGataaattatttatatatgtgtAATGTGTTAGGATTATTTACACAAATATTAACATCATCATCAATGAATAACAGAAACTATGCTTTAAATAAAATATTCAAAGTCTGTAAGACAAGTAAAATATAATCATCTCATAGTGAACTCGTCGCGAAACATCCAAGATCCAATTCAACATAGGTAGGTTGACTGGAGAAGACACTCTTGATACTCCAGAAGCAGTTTTAAATACCTCCTAAATAAAATAAAGTAAATCGTGTAGGTCATCATTAAcctgtataaatataaaccatcTAATCATATGATGTGAGGGTCTAGAACATTGTTAACCGTGTGCACAATTGACATACTAGTTTGATAGTCTGCAGAGATTACATACTTTGACATACTAGTATCGAAGTGATTGGagttttttttgaaacttgAAAGTGGTCAAAGTTAAAATATAAAAGTGATCAAAACTTAAAATTGTTTGATTTCTTTTAGACAGAGGCAGTATTTGTTTTTGAGGCAGAGGCTACCGCAGTATGGTCGTGCTATCGTGCAAGCTCGTACTAGGTCGGTACACGATaggataaaaaaaaaaaaaggtcggTACACCATAAAACATGCCGTGACGTGGGCCAGCGGTGACCGGTGAATGCTGCCCTCCTTTCACGTCCCAAGCACTTGCTTCCTCTCTTTCCGGCCTTCCCGGAGCCCGGCCGACGATTCGCCGCTCAGGCTTTGCACGACCCATTGGAAATGCTCCACGAAGGAGTCATGATGGGCCGCGATCATTCACCGGCCCGACTCCACACTAGACTACGTCGTATCATACCTGCCCGTATTTAAGACGCCCTCCCtctattaaaaaaaaaacaagtgaGGTTTTAAATTTATCTTAAATCAAACTATTTTAAGTTTAAtcgaatttatacaaaaatattaatatttataatatcaaaatAAGTAatttgttatgaaatatatatttatattctatctATTTGGTGTTATATGTATTGATGTTCTTTCATAAAATATGGGTTAATCTAaaatagtttgacttaggataaacctaaaatattactttttttttaGGATAGATAGAGTATTTATCAACTAGCAACCAGCAAGTGAAGCACCCCCACGCCTTGTTTGGATACCCTCCgattataataaaataataaatcagATTATATAATCGATTTTTGATCCAAAAATTAATTACCTGTATAGTCTCAAAAAAACAGGCCTTTCTTATATGCTCCTTTTCTCGTTGAACTTACCTACGAGGCCCAAAAAAAATCCCTTGCTTGTATGACCTTCGGTCCATTGTAGCCACTTAACGGTATCAAGTGAGAAGTAAAACGATCGTTTTACTCCTggtggaaaaaaaataaaacgcgCAGTTGAAAAATAATATCCAAGGCACCGTCAAACATGCAAACGTGGGGCAACTGCCGTGGCGCCTCATCTCACCTTATCCATCACGCTACTTAATTTAACCGACCataatcaggccttgtttaatttctaaaaaaatttataaatttttcagattctctatcatatcgaatctttaaatgTATGcacggagcattaaatatagatgaaaataaaaactatatacacagttcacctgtaatttacaagatgaatcttttgaacctagttagtctatgattgaataatatttgtcaaatacaaacaaataaTCTAGAATCTAATTttttggactccacatgagtatgtctacatagtgaacatataatatggtatgctttagtacaaagtttttgctatgaaggttttatcttttcttttttatttatttcggctaaatctttgaaaattcaTGGTAAActacaaaaaacctaaaatggaAAATCTATTTTTGTTAGACTCCGCATGAGTATTTCTACACAGCGAATACAAATTTTTTGTTGTAGttttagatctatgcttttatataactaattaaaataatttatagttgcaacttctataattattttgttggactaaaacATACAGTATTATATGTTtatcgtatatatatatatatatatatatgtgatttaatatgttttttaaaaaaattcagccaaataaataaaaaaagaaaaaaaagacaaaatcttcatagcaaaaactttctactaaagcataccaaattatatgttcattgtgtagatccaCTTAtgtgaagtccaacaaaattagatttttcattttatgatcttttagtgatttactatgattttttaaagattcaggcaaaatattttttttaaaaaaggaaaagacaaAACCATCGTAGCAAAATCACCATTCACTATAGCAAAGTTGTCTTTAAAACCGCTTAAGAGAGGTAAAATAAATAGTTTGAAaagttaaaaaagaaaaaaaatgaagtgAACGTTGGTGGAGGAAAAGTAGACCCGTGCGCATTCCCCGTGCAGTTCAGTCGTTTCATTCCCCGTGCGCATTAAAAGCCGAGCCCACCCAGCAAAATCTGGGCCACGACCCATCGATCGCACTGGGGGGCGCCACATTTCCGCTGCATATAGCATACGTGCGCCTCGTCAAGTACCCAGCGAATGGAATTCTGAGGGTCCACGGGTGTGTACACGTTCGTCGTGGTGTGGTGGGTGTAGGTGGCCGCGCGCCGTGGGGACGCACGTGCACGTCACGCAGCAGCCGTGCGTACGGCCGGTCCACACCACAAACCCCACAAATTTGAGAGGCGCGGCCTGGTTCCGACTTCTGAGCACGCGCGCGGCGAGTCTTGCGCGCCGGCCCTAGCTCCTATGCATGCGTCCACGTCCCCACCACCGGCGGCACACGTACTCATTAGTTAGGTAGGTAGCATATCacttcttctctctcctcttcgtcacCCACaccggccggcctgctgttcacaCACGACACGTACTACTCTCGCCGTCGAATGCAGGTTCATAAGACACCGCCAAACCAATTGTGCAGTAGTAGTATGCTAGCTAACTAATGAGTAGTTGAAAATTAATGCTGCACCTTGTAAATTATTAGGCATCTCAATATGCGTCATGAACTTGATCAGATAAGGCCAGTCTCACTCAGTGGTGTTTcatcaggatgtcatgcacatttattagagcgtcatgtcCACTACAAGGACTGTTGCTTTAGATGACGGTTCATTTCGTCACATATAACAAAAAATACGTCATGTACAACTTGCTATGATCATCGAGAAAACCGTCACGTATCTCACGTCATACATTTGCTGGACCTGATCGCAACCGTCATACATTGCCATTTTATATCGTCATGGAATATATGGTCAGCAACAATAGCCAAAGTCTACAGTGATGAACTAAACCGTCATGGAGCTCAACGCCACATCAGCAATTGCCACGTCATTTGATGACATCACAGCTGCCTTGCCACGTCATCACTAGACCTATTTCAGCCCATTTTAGAGGAGGCCCATTACTTCTTCAGCCCACCAGTTCAGGCCATGTTCTCTGTAATTTTTTTCCCAATCAGGCCCACACTAATGGGCTAGCCCAAGTGCAACAAAGATTTGGCACATtatttaaatttaaaatttcgccaaaaaatttaaatttaaattcgaatcaatatatttaaatttAATTTGACAAATGTTTAAATTCAAATTTAAATTTGAATTGACATTTAAATTTAAAATGAACATCATTGATATTGAAATATGAATTTACCATATTCAAATCATCAGATCGCCACGAATCCATTACACAACAATTTGCCACATCTATTACACACATGTTTGCATCAGTTCAAACAAACAGCATAGTTGTTGCACACACATAGCTGTCACAGCACATAGGGCATCAGCACGCATCACATACCATAGTTGCACTAGAAGTTCACAATACATGCAATGAAGCATTTCACATAACATTGCATTAGTTCACCACTAGAGGAACCTTGGAAGTCAATCAACAACGAAACACTTGACAAAATACTTGGATCATCAAAAGACATCCACCAGGATGTGTGCAGCAGCCAGCTTACCCCAAACATGCCAAAAGACCACTTCAGCCACCATTCCTTAAAAAAAACAGCAACCTCGCTATAATCAAGCTACTCAGCGCTCACTTTGTTTTTTCTATTGTCCATATGATTAAAGCAAGGCTCACCTGATGTACTGAACACATGCATGCTTTGCAGGTGTTCACCACTTTTTCATGCCATGTACATTCATTGATTTAGGGCGAAGCTGCAGAAGGCTTATAAAAAATACTGCTGATTTTTTTATAACTTATCAGAGATGTATTGTGTGATTCATGGTTAAGTATGGCTAGGCCTAGATAGAGCAACTAAAATATCCATATGCACTAGCTGTCCATATCTTGTTTAAATGGTCAGAAGACTACTATATAGATTGACTCTTACAACTTACCTAATAATGACCAATGACCAATTATTTTGGCTTTATTATTGAACATGCATCAGTAAGTGAAATATTATAATATAGTTGCATGCTGGTACCCAAACATGACAAAAGACCACTTACCAAAATATGTTGCGGCTGGTATCCCCAACAATCTTAGTTGGGTGGTGGATTTGTATTAATCGTGGACATTAGATGCCTAATTAGTATATCTGTctcagcttgcttcttcttattCTCCTCATCTTGCCTAGCCCTTGCTGTTTCAGCTTCCTGGAACTTCTTCATCATGTCATCCATCTGCAGTTGTTGAGTTTTCACAAGTTCCCTGAGATCATTTGATGTTTGCTTCTCCATCACCAATTCAGCATCTAAATCACGCTCACTTTCAGCATTGTCCTCAATAGCAAATGAGCTTTGTATGCCCGCATTTACAAGAAAGCTATTCTTCTTCTTAGTCTTCTGGCCAAGAACCTCAGCAACAACATCAGCCACATCCTTTGGTTTCTCACCATCAGGTACAAGAGCAGTTAGATCACCCTCAATTTTAATCTAGCAATGGATGAGATACATAGATAAATGAACATGATATATATGGACCTAATGTATCATTTGATTGTGTACTAATTTTGACTTTATACAATAGCAGTTTGAACTGCAGGAGCGAAGCCTTTCTTTTTGCTATAGTGCAAGTCTTTAAATTTATCCAGTGCATTTCGTGGTTCGTTTTGATACTTGTTTGCCTAACAATGAATTGAAAACAAGGACAATTTGTAACACAAACCAATCAAGCATTATGACTAAGCAAAGTGCAAGTTATTTGTACTCACCAAATTTATAAGTTGCATTTCATAGCTGCGAGAACCAGTTGTCTGGTGGAACTGTACTTTGCTTCTGTTCTCTTTGTTTTTCTCAGAAGTTAACTACATCAACAAAGTAGTACTGTCATGCACAAAAGAGATCAATAACAGATTTTACTCAATGCCAGACGTACCATTCTATTCTCATTTTTCCAGAATTCAACAAGTTTATCCCATTGGTCATCACTCATTGATGATGGCACAGGAGATTTCTTGGGCACCTGATGTAGTGGAAAAGCATCAAAAAACTTCTTTTTAGCTTATAGCGCTGCTGGCGAACAGCTCTCTTCAGCATAGCAAAACATGCTTTTTTCACATGGGGTGAAGTTTTATCCGTTTCAAACTTGCTCTGCAATTAATAACATTATCAGTACTTGATATTGAAAAGAGAATGTAAAGCACAATATATTACTGGTAATCTACCACATACCCTTATTCTTGTATACCACCACCCCTCTCACATATTACTGTATATGTACAGAAACGTGACACATGCCCACTGTACCAGGAACAACAACTACACATACAATCCCTTCCCTGCTCCCTTCTCTCCCCATCATATACGTACAACTGTCCAGCCTCCTCTCCCCATCGTGTCCGCACAACTGTCCAGCCTCTAGAAACAACTCCCTCCACATCCTCACACGGCACAACGAAAAAAAGAGCGCTCAACCAAAGGGACCCCACCGCAGCAGCAGACGCACAATCCCTGCGTCAGCCCGCTCCCAACCTCCCTGCTTCTATACTCGATGGCGAGCCTCAAGCTGTCAGCATATGAGCGTACATGTACTCTTCCTAAATCCTGATGATGGATAGAGACTGACCaatcaaaaaaagaaaacagatGTCCCTACAATATCATGGCTACCTGGCGTTCTTAGTACAAGGACCTATTTAAATGAACTTCCTGTTTTATTTTCAGCATTTAACTGCTACTGAATATGGATATGTCGCAAAAAAAACACTCTGCTTCAAATGTTGCTCTTCATATAGCTCATAGGACCATGTGCTAATATATTGTCTTTCTACATTTAATTGAACATATATGAGTCCATACTCTGTACATTTAACTCTGTATTACTCTAATTTGGACATCAGTGCTTCTTCAAAGTATGCCACTCAGGTTTAGGCAGCACTCTGTCAACGCCGGTTCACAAACACATTTCAATAAATTCTCCTGAGatgttttttattattaaatcatTACTACAACTACTtgcccgcagcaacgcgcgggtaACTCACTAGTACCCACAGGAACAACAACTACACATACAACATCCGATCCCTTCCCTGCTCCCTTCTCTCCCCATCATATACGTACAGCTGTCCAGCCTCCTCTCCACACAGGCACCCGCCGAGCTCTCGCCGATCCAATTTGCACTCCAGCCACTGTACGTACACTCTAATAGCTTATGAGAAAGATTTATTTATTCTACAGGTTAAGATAAACTATAGAATAGAacataattagaagcacaagtCTCTCGTCAGTATACATGCCTAAATGCGTATATTCAGATGTAAATATTTAATTGTTTAAGTGGCCAACTAAATCTTAGTTTTACCATTCCTCTTTGCTTTTGTATATAAACACCAGAGAACATGTAGACTGAATGCACCTGTTTTCTACGCACCTCTTTCTTTACATTTGTACTGCATTATTTTGACAAGCGTATTAATGAAGTACTCTTATAATAATATAATATCCTAGGAGCAGCATGAGTAATTACCAAAAAATACTTTATGCTTTATTATTGTTACACATATAAGAATGTCATGCAAGAAGAAGAATGTCTTCTGGTTCCACTAAATTTCAGGTTTTAGGTGCCAACCTTAGGACTCATGTATGTGTTCCAGCAGACGGAAATTGGCATTAGTTGACAATAAATAGTGTAAAAAGGAACTACTTACACAAACTCTGTCTATGAAAGCTATGATGATTCGTATTGAACTTTTTTGCTTGTATTCCTTCCAGTGTGGAAATATGGGTATAGAAGTCCTAACTGCAATGTTGCATTCATTTGCAAATTTGGCAGCAATCATCATTGAGTTGGGCCTTATCTTCCCTGGTTCAATAACTAAAGGAAGTTTGCCTTTCCTCGAGCGAGTAAGCTTATCCAGTTTTCCCCAATATTAGGTCCCCTAATGTAACCCCCCTCATCAAATAGATCTACAACAACAAATTATATCATTTAGTACACTAGTATCTTATGTTGGGTATGAGAGGGTTTACATTGTGTAACATCATAAAGACACACCTTCAAGATTTGTGCCATTTTCAGTGGATACATCCTGGTTTAGCACAATCGGTGTGTTGTCCTCTCTGCCATTCTCAGCAGATCCGAGGTTCAGCACAGTCAGTGTGTTGTCCTCTACTTCAGTCTGGCAGGCATTTTGCTCGGCCACATCAGTTTCAGCTACAATGCATGATGTAGTTAGCAATACAAATGGAATGTTGTTTGTACAACTTGAGTGCAATTTTATTCATGAAAGTCAGGGTTAACCTTCCTCTGTAGTCCGGTTGCAAATTTCAGTCCACCTAGCCTTCTTTGTATTTGACTTTGTGAGTCTACCAGCTTGATTGTGGGGCTGCGCCTTACGACCACCTCTCTTGGTAACCTCATTTGCAGTCTTGTTCCAAAAATAACCAGTCAAGTATTCAGAAAGGGAGGTAAAATATTAGAATGCAATCAACAAGCAAAGCACAAATTTAGACATGGCAGTATGGAATAAGTAGTACCTTATCTGCAGATAAATTGCAAAGTGTAGTGGCGAACTCCTGCAAGGAGTCATCCTTCTCAGGTTCCAGGTTACCATCAGTTGGATGACCATCACTGTTATGCTCATTTAGTACAAAGTCTGAGAAAGGAGCATTGTCTACAAGCAGTCCTAACCCTTGCATGAATTTAATGTTTTTCACACAATTGTCCATCCTTTCTTTTTCGTAGACAACCATGTTATCAACTGCATTGACAAATAAGACACAGATGAAACTACAAAAATATCAGACTCACATCCAAAGATACACAACCATGAGAGCATTTCTAGAGTTGACATGAACTGAGCATGGTTAGTTATAGTGCTCTGATTTTGGTGGTCATGTGCAAGAAGCTAGTGCCAACAATCCTAATAGAATACATGCATCCTACTTTGAAATTACCAAAATTATCTTAAATGTAGATGGGTATCTATTAATTGAAGTTTAATATAACACAGTACCATTTCAACTACTAGATATTTCATATTGTGAAAAATTTTCCCTTGTTTTATTGCACTAGAGCTAGGCTTGTGATATAAGCGTCACGTGGCAGAGCTTGGTACAAAACCAAGGGGGGCCATTATCCAGTTGTGCTACAGTAACTGGATGCTTAGCTACTAAAACACTGATTTTAAAAATCAAAACTTAACAACTGTCTGAACATGTTCTCGGCCATGTCACTAGTAGAAAAGAGTGATAGGTGGAAAAACTTAACAACTTAACAATGGTTTGGGATAAtatatggggaactaaactctaatatagacacaagtgagtgataggtggagtggtagaggaggctacgcgCAAGGGCAAGGTCTTAGGTTCGAATCCCACTGGCCGCGAGTCGATTTTGTATTTTCTGTACAAACATTCTAATAAATTAGATAGTAGCCACTTCCAGCAATGCCTATTAGTAGCCGACATTTGCTCAACCAGTGCTACAACTAAGGAGGTAGTTGACTGTACAAGTGGAGATGTGGAGGACGGATTTACTGAATGGGATCAATGAAACAACAGGAAGGAGGAGAGAAACTTCACTGTCAATAATGGGTTGCCGCCGTGGCTTCCCCAGTGCTTTTTTGCTCTTCTTCTTTGCCGGCATGGTCGGAGTGGATGAGGTCAGAGCCAAAGCCGATTGACCGGAGCTGGGGCGGTGGGATGGCGGAGCTGCGACGGTGGGATGGCGTGGGATGGTAGATCTGCGGTGGTGGGATGGCGGAGCTGCGGTGGCGGGGTGGGGGAAGTAGGATGGCGGAGCTGTGGCGGTGGCTTAGGGGCTGCGCGCTGGCTGCAGGCGTAGGGTGACGACATTTGAGCGGCAACTGCAGCGTCGGTCAATTGAGTGGTGGCTTCGGTGGCTTGCGGCGTCGGGGATTGGGGGTTGGGGGAGGTGCTGGAATATGGATTGGTCAACAGCTGAGCCCAGGCCGATGTTACCAAACTAGCCATTGTGGGAGGCAGGATTTTTCAATTGCGTAGGGCAAAATGGTAATACTGCCCTGGGCCTCAGCCACCGTCACCTCCTCACCGAGCCTCGCTGCCGCCGCCCCCTTGCCCCAGTCTTTTCCCGCCGCTCGCTACCTCCTCACCGAGCCTCGTCGCCGCCCCACAGCCCCCACCGCGTCCGTACGCCGGAGAAGATGGGAGTGGGATTGAAGGACGGAGAGAAGGCCGCGGACACACCCATTGCCATACCTCGACTGCTGCAGCCCGTACAGATCCCGCAGGCGCACGCCGAAGGAAGGAGGAGCGGGGACGATGAAGTCGTACCACAGCTGCTGCAGCCCCCACACTGCCCACCACATCTGCTGTCACGGCTGCTGTAGCCCGCACAACGGCTGTCCGCACCAATCCCCCCTATTTCTCAAGTGCCAACATCTACATACCATCACGGCAGGTTTGTATCCCGCATTGACCCCCCTGTCCCTCCTCGACATGGCCCTCTCGACTACAATCCACTGGAAGAATGCATGCTGTGTGGAGCGAAATGCCTCACGCTGACTTCATGGGTTCATGGCTACCAAAGCCGGAGGGAGTACATATGCAACAATATGTTGGTGagttataaatatatatataactagatGATGCTGACATTATTTGATCTATTTTGAACTAATTTTGTAGGAGGGTTGTATATATCGGAAATGGTACGATCCTCCGTACAACTCGTTTTTGACCGAATTGCTGAAGGACATGGACAATGAAATCAGGACGTCGAGGATTCACATTGCtgatgaaaaataaaaaaaacaacaacatgAGAATCATGTATCAGGCACAACTGCGGGTGAGACATGATCAGCTACTAGAAAAAGAGAAACAGCTTGATGCAGCCTTGCAAGTGTTGGCTGTAAGGAAAACTTTAGGAACACAGGTGGTTAAGGATGAAGCCTTGCAAGTGTTGGCTGCAAGGAAAACTTTAGAAACACAGGTGGCTGGCATCGTCTTTGTGTTTACAGCTGGGGTCTTGTGTGGTGCATGCTGCAGGAAGAGGAATAGTTGAGACTGATCAGTAGCTTAGCATCGTGTAGTATGTAAAATGTAGATCGGACTATGACAGTAGCAATGTAATATGTACTATGTAGTTCTTTTGCCACTCATTCGGAGAGTGATGTAATATGTAGTTCTTTTGCCACTAGTTCGGACAATGGTAGTGTCCTTGAACTAGTTCTTTTGTAGTTCCAATGACAATGGCAATGTCCTCTCTTATGTAATTTGCACTTCCAAGCCTTGGGCCTTCCCTgtacttaattttttttatttttcaaagtCGATTTTGTATTTTCTGTACAAACATTCTAATAAATTAGATAGTAGCCACTTCCAGCAATGCTTATTAGTAGCCGACATTTGCTCAACCAGTGCTACAACTAAGGAGGTAGTTGACTGTACAAGTGGAGATGTGGAGGACGGATTTACTGAATGGGATCAATGAAACAACAGGAAGGAGGAGAGAAACTTCACTGTCAATAATGGGTTGCCGCCGTGGCTTCCCCAGTGCTTTTTTGCTCTTCTTCTTTGCCGGCATGGTCGGAGTGGATGAGGTCAGAGCCAAAGCCGATTGACCGGAGCTGGGGCGGTGGGATGGCGGAGCTGCGACGGTGGGATGGCGTGGGATGGTAGATCTGCAGTGGTGGGATGGCGGAGCTGCGGTGGCGGGGTGGGGGAAGTAGGATGGCGGAGCTGTGGCGGTGGCTTAGGGGCTGCACGCTGGCTGCAGGCGTAGGGTGACGACATTTGAGCGGCAACTGCAGCGTCGGTCAATTGAGTGGTGGCTTCGGTGGCTTGCGGCGTCGGGGATTGGGGGTTGGGGGAGGTGCTGGAATATGGATTGGTCAACAGCTGAGCCCAGGCCGATGTTACCAAACTAGCCATTGTGGGAGGCATGATTTTTCAATTGCGTAGGGCAAAATGGTAATACTGCCCTGGGCCTCAGCCACCGTCACCTCCTCACCGAGCCTCGCTGCCGCTGCCCCCTTGCCCCAGTCTTTTTCCGCCGCTCGCTACCTCCTCACCGAGCCTCGCCGCCGCCCCACAGACCCCACCGCGTCCGTACGCCGGAGAAGATGGGAGTGGGATTGAAGGACGGAGAGAAGGCCGCGAACACACCCATTGCCATACCCTGGCTGCTGCAGCCCGTACAGATCCAGTAGGCGCACGCCGAAGGAAGGAGGAGCGGGGAGGATGAAGTCTTACCACGGTTGCTGCAGCCCCCACACGGCCCACCACATCTGCTGTCACGGCTGCTGCAGTCCGCACCACGGCTGTCCGCACCAATCCCCCCTATATCTGAAGTGCCAACATCTACATACCATCGCGGCAGGTTTGTATCCCGCATTGACCCCCCCTGTCCCTCCCCGACATGGCCCTCTCGACTACAATCCACTGGAAGAATGCATGCTGTGTGGAGCGAAATGCCTCAGGCTGACTTCATGGGTTCATGGCTACCAAGGCCGgagggagtacatatgcagcaatgtGTTGgtgagttatatatatataactacatGATGCTGACATTATTTGATCTATTTTGAACTAATTTTGTAGGAGGGTTGTATATATCAGAAATGGTACGATCCTCCGTACAGCTCGTTTTTGACCGAATTGCTGAAGGACATGGACAATGAAATCAGGACGTCGAGGATTCACATTGCtgatgaaaaacaaaaaaaaacaacatgaGAATCAAGATCAGCTACTAGAAAAAGAGAAACAGCTTGATGCAGCCTTCCAAGTGTTGGCTGCAAGGACAACTTTAGGAACACAGGTGGCTGGCGTTGTCTTTGTGTTTACACCTAGGGTCTTGTGTGGTGCATGCTGCTGGAAGAGGAATAGTTGAGACTGATCAGTAGCTTAGCATCGTGTATTATGTAAAATGTAGATCAGACTATGACAGTAGCAATGTAATATGTAGTATGTAGTTCTTTTGCCACTCATTGGAAGAGTGATGTAATATGTAGTTCTTTTGCCACTAGTTCGGACAATGGCAGTGTCCTTGAACTAGTTCTTTTGTAGTTCCAATGACAATGGCAATGTCCTCTCTTATGTAATTTGCACTTCCAAGCCAATGGGCCTTCCCTgtacttaatttttttttctatttttaagaGTCGATTTTGTATTTTCTATACAAACATTCTAATAAATTAGATAGTAGCCACTTCCAGCAATGCCTATTAGTAGCCGACATTTGCTCAACCA is part of the Sorghum bicolor cultivar BTx623 chromosome 10, Sorghum_bicolor_NCBIv3, whole genome shotgun sequence genome and harbors:
- the LOC110431088 gene encoding 36.4 kDa proline-rich protein-like, with translation MASLVTSAWAQLLTNPYSSTSPNPQSPTPQATEATTQLTDAAVAAQMSSPYACSQRAAPKPPPQLRHPTSPTPPPQLRHPTTADLPSHAIPPSQLRHPTAPAPVNRLWL